The nucleotide sequence CTGTTGCCGGCGAACGTGTGGTGAAAACCGGCGCCCCTTACGCGATGACGAAATCGGCTCTTGCACAACTTTCACGGTATCTATCGGTAGAGTGGTCGAAAGATAAAATTCGTGTGAACACCCTTCAGCCTTGGTACATTCAAACCCCACTTGCCGAAGCCGTGCTGCAAAATCCAATTTATCTCTCCGAAGTTCTTGCACGCACACCGCTGGGAAGAATTGGAACTCCTGAAGAAGTGTCCGCTGCCGCCGCGTTTTTAGCAATGCCTGCTGCCTCATATATCACCGGCGAGGTCATTTCAATTGACGGTGGGTTTATGAAATACGGATTTTCCTTTTCGGGGTAAGGTATAAAAAAAGGACGCTTTCGGCGTCCTTATAAACTTACTGTCTAATTTCAAGATTAGAGAAAAGTCAAATTTTACTCATAACGAAGGGCAACCACGGGATCAAGCTTCGAGGCGGAAAACGCTGGCGCAAAGCCTGAAATCACGCCTGTAAGGATTGAAGCCACCATACCGACAACAACCAAGTTCACCGAAAACTCAGCCGGAAAACTCGGGAATGCCGCTCCAATTCCAAGGCTCATCAAAAATGCAATCAAAAGCCCTACAACCCCGCCAACCAAACAAATTGAAACCGCTTCAATGAGAAACTGCATCAATATGGTTCTCCGGCGTGCGCCCAAAGCCTTGCGTGTTCCAATTTCTTTTGTTCTTTCTTTTACGCTAACGAAGGTGATATTCATAATTCCAATTGCACCCACAAAAAGCGAAAGCCCTGTAATGAAAAGCCCTGCAAGCGCAATACCAGATTTAATTGGCTCGAGCGTGCTCTTGAAGGCTTGCTGTTCGTTGAGCGAAAAGTCATCCTCTTTATCGGCTGAAAGGCCTCGAACACGACGCATAATGCCGGTGAGTTCGTCTTTAGCGGCTTCGATGCGATTCTTATCTTTGATTTTCACCACTACTCGGTCGTTCTGAGATTCCCCATAGTACTTCTTAAAGACGCTCAAGGGCATAACAATTTGTGAATCCCAACTAAACAGCCCTAAAAACTTGCCTTGCTTGGCAAAAACTCCGATTACTCGGAAAGTTGCGCCAGCAATTTGAACATCTTGATCAATCGGGGATTCATTGGGGAAAAGCCCATCGGCGACATCAAAACCAAGAACGCAGACAGGCCTTCCACCGCGAGATTCTACCTCGGTGAAAAATCGCCCGTCTTGCAAATCAATCGACGACACTTGAGTGAACTCTTCGGTTGTACCAATCACAAAAATGGAATTGATTTTGTTTTCGTTGCGCTTAACAGAACGGAAGGTCACGCCTTGCGGAACCGCGAGTGCAATTTCGGTTTTGGGTGTTTCTGAAACAATTTGTTTGATTTCATCGGCATATTCGGTTTTTATCTGCCTGCGGTTTCTGTATTTCCACCACTCGTTTCCACCTGTCCAAGGCCATTTTTGTACATATAGCACATCGTATCCAATCATTGAAAGGCTTCGGTCAAAACCTTTATCAATGCCATTAATGGCAGTACCCATCAAGGTAACGGCCAAAATCCCAATCACGACACCAAGCGCCGTCAGTGCTGAGCGCATTTTATTAGAGCGGATTTGCGCAAAGGCCATCCGAAAACTTTCATTGATTTCATAAATCAGTCGTCGCATCGCGTATTTCCTCCGTCAATTTCTCTTATTAAAATTCCTTTAGTTCGTAACAAAATATGTTTGATCTTTTGCACTTTACCCTTGTGAGCGCAATGTTTGCAAGCGTTTACGGGCATCTTCTTCTTGCTTTTTATCGCGCTGTCGTGCGATGCTCAAAAAAGCCTCAAAGTTTTGTATAGCTTTTTGCTTTTCACCCTGCTTTTCATAAATGAGTCCTAAGCGGTATTGCGAACCAATGTTTTTATCGAGCAAAATAGCTTTATCAAACTGCTGAATCGCTTCGGAATAGTTACCTAAATCGTAATACACACGCCCAAGCCCGTTATAACCAAAAGGTTCATCGGGAAAGAACTGGATATAGCGAAGAAAAACATCTTTGGCATCGCTTGCTTTTTCGCGTTCAAGAAGCCCACCACCAATGGAGCGAAGCAATTGCCGGGTGTGATTCTGTGCATGTTCGGGAAGGGGAATTGGAAGGGCATTTAGCTCTTCTTTCATTTTGCCATACTCTTCTTCGAATCCCCAAAGTTCAGCCCATAAAAGCCGAGCTTTCACGCGATCGTATTGTTCAAATCCTTTTGCGAGTTCTTTTGCTCTTTTGAAACTTCCGCCTAAAATGCCGGGGACTCTCCCGTGAAATTGGATGTATTCAGAACGGGCTTCAAAATTATTGGGCTCAAGTTCAAGTGACTTTTCAAAGGCATCTTTTATTTTTCCCAAGTAGCCAACGGCATTAAAGATACCGGCATCACGAGCTTTTAGGCCATAAGCCCTACCTAACCAATGATAATAATTCGCGTTACTGGGCTTGAGTGAGATGCATTTTTCTAATCGTTGTGCGGCCTCGTCATACGGCCCTTTCCCCATACGAATCGGAATAATCGCGAGGTAATAAAGCGCTTCGTCATCATTTTGGTTTTGCGAGAGCCTCGCTTTCATCAGCGTTTCAATCTCTCCGTATTTGCCTTCGCGCAGAAGTTTTTCGATGGCTTCATCGAAATCGACGGCAGCGGCAAAAGAGAAGGGGGCAAAAAGCAAGAGAGAGATAAGCCCAAAAAATCCAATGGTTAGTTGAATGCGCTTCACAAGCTAAGAAGTTAAATTAATTGACTGCTTGCAGCCCGGGCACTTGAATTGCAATATGCTCTTCGGGTGTGATTTCGCGGTCGCTTTCAACTACCCCGTCGCGCAAGCGAACAATTCGCCGTGCGTGACGCGCAATATCCTCTTCGTGCGTGACCACAATGATGGTATTGCCCTGATGGTAAAGCGTTTCGAAAATTCCCATAATCTCGTGGCTTGTTTTGGTATCCAAGTTCCCTGTTGGCTCGTCGGCTAAGATAATGGATGGATTGTTTACAAGCGCACGTGCAATGGCAACGCGCTGACGTTGCCCTCCCGAAAGTTCATTGGGCTTATGATGCACACGCGAAGCAAGGCCGACGCTATCCAACGCGCGAAGTGCCTGCTCACGCCTTTTTTCACCCGGCATACCAGCATAAACAAGAGGAAGCTCGACATTTTGAAGCGCGTCGGAGCGGGGCAAAAGATTAAAGGTTTGAAACACAAAGCCGATTTCTTTATTTCGGATTTCAGCAAGTTCGTCGTCTTCCATCGATGCCACGCTTTTGGCGTTGAATTCGTAAATCCCGGAAGTAGGCGTATCAAGGCAACCCAAGAGATTCATCATTGTTGATTTACCACTTCCCGAAGGCCCCATAATCGCGACATATTCATTTCGGTATATGGATAAATCGACACCGCGGAGTGCGCGAACGATTTCATCTCCCATAACATATTCTTTTTTTACCCCTTCAATCCGAATCACCAGATTTCCTTTTGGCCGGATATGCGCGTAGCTCATGCTGTCTTTTTTTTCTTTATGAAAAAATTAAGTCTCTATTCTTCTTTAATTCACAGTGCCAACTTTTAATTAGGAATCCTCTCAAACGAAGACTCGTCTCTAATTAATCTTTTTTACTTTATTTTTTCTTCTGCTCTTTCACTTCCATCGAAACCTTGCTGCTATCGCGAAGTTCACGGCTAATGGCACGGTATGGCCCAGAAACCACTTCATCATTATCATTGATTCCGGATTTGATTTCGATGTATGAATTATCAGCAATACCGGTTTCAACCGTTTTTGAAAGAACAATATCACCCGACTTTACAAACACCACGCGATTGAATTTTGCTTTATCGGCCTTTTCTTGCTGTGCCTTCATTTTTTCATTCACAGCCTCTGCATCGCCTCCACTTTGTTTTAATTGCTCTTCACGCTTGCGGTTAACTTCCTCTGCGCTCAAGCCACCTTCACCCGCGCGAACAGTAACACTTTGTATCGGAACAGTAACGACATTAGAAACGCTCTTGGTTTCGATATCAGCCGTTGCGCTCATCCCGGGGCGAAGCAAAAGTTCATGATCGATAATACGAATCTTTACCGTGAAGTTTGTGACTTCTTCTTGAGTTCCAAGCCCCGTGGTTCTTGCGGTATTGGCAATTTCATACACTACCCCAGTAAATTTACGATTTGGGTATGCATCAACACCCACACGAGCAGTATCGCCTATTTTCACATTCACAATATCATTTTCATTGACATCAACCCGAACTTCCATCTTGCCCAAATCAGCCACTCGCATAATCTCCGTACCGGCCATTGTTGCCGTTCCGACCACACGCTCACCAAGCTTTGCAGAAAGCAAGCTGACCGTGCCATTCATTGGCGCAAAAACCGATGTTCTTGAAAGCTGCTCTCTTGCCTGACGGAGTGAACTTTCAAGACGCTGAATGTCAAAAACTGACGCTTCATAATTCGCCTTAGCAACTTCAACATTCGTTTTTGCAGTTAAATATTCTGTTTCTGATGAAAGCTTATCTGTAAAGAGTTTTTGCGCTCTTCGATACTCTTCTTCACTTTGCAAAAGACGCGCCTTTTGCTGCAAATTCTGCGCCTTTGCGGAAGCAAGTGCGGCTTCATTTTGACCAACCACTTCACGTGTGATGAGTGGGTTGATTCTAAAGAGTAAATCTCCCTTCTTCACCTTTTGACCTTCCTTCACCGGAAGTTCAATGATTTCACCGGAGGCTTCTGGTGAAAGCTTCACTTCAACTTCAGGGTTAACTTTTCCTGTCGCTGTAACAATTTGGGTAATGGTGCGAATCGCAGCTTTTTCAGTTGTAACCATAATGCCTGTTTCCGGTTTGCGATTCATCATCACCACAACGATAATGACAACGACGGCAATTACCCCACCTATCAAATAATATAAACGTCTCTTTTTCTTTCGATTCGGAGAGGCTTGCCCTCCCGTTGCGGTAGAAGTTTGTGTCATAAATGGATTTTTGGTTGTCGTTGTTGAAGACGTATCAAAATTCGTTGTTGCGACTTCGGTCATCATCGTGCTGCTGTTTAGTGTTACTGAAGTTTATAACGGTAAAGTTTTCCTTGAGGTTAGTTTTTTAATTCATCACCAATGCTGATGGTGCCCAAGAAGTATTCAAGAATTTTCTTTTGGAAAGTAAAATTAAAGAGCGCTTGTGCACGGTCTGATTGAGCACGAACCAACGCCGCTTGAGCCGATGCCAATTCAACAAATGTGGAAGAACCCACTTCATAGCGTTTTTGAACGGTTTCGTAGGCTTGTTTCGCCGATTTAAGTCCCTTTTCGCTGCTTTCAACCTGTTGCACCGCTGCTTGATAATCGCCAATCGATTGCTTGACCTGTGTTACCACTTGAAGCTTAAGATCTTCAAGATTCAATTTCGTGTTCTTGGCATTTATTTGCGCTTGTTCCACTTGCAATTCGCGCTGAAATCCATCGAATATGTTCCAACTAAGTGAAATTGTTACACGATAACTAATTTGATTTGTCAATTGATTAAAAATGGTTGGGAATTGTACTGAATCCTGACCTCTATTCTTGATTGCCAAACCATTTGAATTGATTCCTAGATTTAAATTCAGCCTAGGAAAATAGCTGCTTTGTGCTTGCATGATTCCAAATTCAGCCGCATCAGACGCAGCCATCGCACTTTGTATATCTGAACGATTGACATAAGCTGAATCAACTAAAGTGTTGGGGTCTAAGAAGGTACTCTCGAGCCGAATCGTATCCACTTCAGGTGCAACAAATTCATAGTCTTTAATGGGGTCAAGTCGGATTCTTCGAAGCAACGCCAATTTGCTATTGCGAACTAAATTTTCATTTCGAATGACAGAAAGTTCATCGGCTCCCACTTGTGCTTCTTGCTGATACAAATCGGCAATTGCTCTCGAACCAACCCGTGTTTGCTCTTTTAATTGGCGCAGCCGCTCTTGCGATGACTTCAAGTTTTCTTGCGCAATTTTCAAAAGTTCTTGATTAAGTAGAATTTGCAAATAGGCTTGTGCGACATCGAAAGCAATATCTTGCTTGGCTCGTTCAAGCGTGTAGGTTTGCGCGGTTTCATTGGCGATTGCTTGTTGAAGACCCGCATAATCGGCAAATCCGTTGAATAAATTTAGCGAACTATTGATAGCAAAATTTGCGGATTCTGTTTGATTGTTTACAAGAACAAAAGGAAAAGAGTTTTGAATAGAATTATTCAAGTTGTAAGGGGTATAATTTGCATTGACCGAAAGATTAGGCAAGAAATTTCCGTAAGCAGAAAGCAATTGTGAACCTGTTAGATCCAATTGATTCTTTGCACGAATCACCGAAAATGAGGTGTCTATTCCAAGACGAATACATTCTTGCAAGGTTAACCGCCTCACTTCAGTCATTGTTTCAATCTTGGATGTTGAGTTACTCTGAGCCTTCAGCGTAACGAGATTGGAGGGCAGAACCGCTGTTCCCATTATCAGAATGGCAAAAAATAATTGAAAACCTCGCAAAAGGGTACGGAAACCACCAATGCTTTGGGTTTGTGAGGAAATCTTATATCTATTGAGAAACTTCGTAGAACAATGCTGCATGACTGGCCTGAAATCGGTGTTGAACAAATAAATTCCACTGGCGCAAGGCGCCGAACTTCAAAAAAATTGAAAAACTGAATGCTATAACGGTGAGGTAAAGTCAATGAACGATAAAACACGGCGGTTGTTTCATATCACAAAAAAAAGTTCCCATCAAATTCTTCTTTTTGCATAAGGGGAATAAAATGTCTCTTCAATTACCCTTTTTAACCAAAAACTTGCATGAGAGATTCCTTTAAGAATCATTCAAAATAAATTCAATAAAGCCTTAAACGTAATTCTTGACCCAAGTTTCAATAAGTGCTTTGACTTCGTGCTGGCGGCCGGTGAAGAAATGATCGGCATCGGGCATGATTTCCACCGTTTTGGGTTCGGCAACGGAATCTAAAAACGGTTTTAGCTTTTCCATTGGAGAGAATTCATCGCGCTCACCGCACAAAAGAAACTTCGGTTTTGTGCAGGTGGTGAGGTTCACCATTTCACGCTCCGGATCGAAAAGTCGCATTGGAACGCCAAGTCCAATCAAATGCGAGACATGTGTGTTCGCTGCGCCGTGTCGGAGCCCAACCCACGCGCCAAAGGAAAAGCCCGCAAGAATGAAGGGCACATCAAATTTGCGGTAAGTCATCAGCATAAATTCGATTGCCCGCTCGGCATCGCGTATTTCGCCATTGCCGTGGTCATAAGTGCCTTCGCTTTGCATCACACCCCGAAAATTAAAGCGCAGCACCGCGCCGCCTGTTTCAACCAAGGCGCGGGCAATGGTTACGGCCACTTTATTGTGCATTGTGCCTTGGTAGAGTGGATGCGGGTGGCAAACCACAGCCAGAAACTTTGGGCGCTCGGCGGGGTTTAAGATGGCTTCCAATTTGCCGGCGTCGCCTTCAATCATTAATGGCTGCGAGAGCGATTGACTCGGCGTTTGGTCCGGCGTTTTGTTCAGTGGTTGACCCGTACTCATTTATTTTTCGCCTAAATAAAGCACCGCGGTTTCGAGGGTCATTGTGATGACTTTGCCGGAGCGAAATCCCGCCTTGCCAAGTTCTTTTAAGAACGCTTCGCCTTGCGGAAATTTTTCAACCGACTTGGGCAAATAATCATAAGCAAAAGATGACCCACCAAAAAGCGAGGCCACCTTTGGCAACACTTTTTTGAAGTAGGCTAAATACGCTTGGCGAATCAAGGGCGAGGTAGGAATCATTGGTTCAATAATGAGGGTATATCCGCCGGGCTTCAGCACACGATGAAATTCCTTCAGCCCACGGCTTAAATCTTCAAAATTGCGCACGCCAAAACCGGCGGTGACCAAATCGAACCGCTCCGACGGAAATTGTAGGTTGAGCGCATCGCCCGAAATGAATGCAATGTCGTGATTTTTCTTTCGAGCAATGGCGAGCATTTCTTCGGAGAAATCGACTCCCGTGACACGCGCTCCCTTTACTTTTCGCAATGCAATGGCGAGATCGCCGGTGCCCGTAGCAACATCTAAGATTTCCGGCTTATTGATCTTTTTCATCAATTGAGAGGCGAGGTAACGCGTTCGAAACCGCCAGTAATAATCATTTCCAAAACTTAAGGCGTGATTCAAAAAATCATACTTCGGGGCAATTTCATTGAACATTGTCTGAACGCCGTCGCGCGATTTCGAGCTGACCAGCGTTTCGACAGGAAGCGGTTTTTCGGGCATTGCGTTATCCTTTTTTTCCGTAAACGGTTTGTGCATCAAATTTTAAATCACCCTCCGCTTCGAGTGTTCCAACATCTGTAACCTTGCGGAAAAAGCACGATTCAAAACCGGTGTGGCAAGCCGCTGTATCTTGAATGACTTTGTAGATGATGGCATCGCCATCGCAATCGATAAGAATTTCTTTGATGTGTTGAAAATGGCCGCTGGTTGCGCCTTTGAGCCACAATTCTTTTCTGCTTCTGCTCCAATAGCACGCCTTTTTTTCGCGAAGCGTGATTTCCAAACTTTCGCGGTTGGCATAGGCGAGCATAAGCACTTTCCCGTTTTCGGCATCTTGCGCAACCACGGGTACGAGCCCTGCGGCGTCGTAGCGGACGGCGTCAAGGAAAGTTTGATCAAAAAGCGCGCGTGTTTTGTCGTCGAGCGCAGGAAAAACGGATTTTACGGCCATTGAGTCGATTGTTTCGATGAATGTTAAACCGCGTGAAGTTAGCATATCGTTTCCATTGGGAGAATTCTCCTTTACGCGTCGTTTTTGAAACCATACCCTTTTTAAGCCTTTGGAACTCAAGAGGAACTTATAGCTTGCAAATAGTCTTGAGTATTCTAGTCCTCCAATTATGGTAGTTGGGAGTAAAGTATGAACTGCGATGTAAAAAGATGTATCGATGAGTATCAATTCCCCAAATGTGTTTCATTCGCACAACAACTCCTCTCAATTTCTTTTTTCACTTTCCTTTCAAAATGATAGACCGATTAAGATTGTGCTGATTTCAGCCGCTGTCGTTTATCTGATTGAGTTTATTATCTGCAATCTTTTTTTCGCCCAAACTTCAACACCATTTTTTTTACCACCAATACCTACGCCATCGACAGAAGGGACTAATTTTCTTTATGCCCATTCCATTACTCGTCAATACGGATTTTTTGTTATTCAGCTTGCGCTAACCTCATTGCTTTTTGGAACAAACCCGGTCTTATTTCAAAATTTCATTCGTGCTTTTGCCGCGGTTCGGTTTACGATGGTTGTTTTGGGTGTATATGCACTTGTGATTTCAAGCATTTCTCTCATGCATTTTTTGCCCGTGCTTATTTGGGAAGCAGGTGTTGCGGTGTTGCTACTCATTTTATGCCCCTCTCAAAAAAATAACTTTTCGCACGAAACCGAGCGACTCGCGCTCAAAGTGCAGCAAGTCGCATTTGGAATCAAACTTGCGCCACATTTTCAGCACATTGCCTTACGCGTTTTGTGTGCGATTGCGGGTGTGCTTTGGATTTTGTGGGCACTTGGTTCAACCATTTTTTGGGAAGTGGGCGTTGCAAATATCAGTAGCGATAAAACTGCCGAGATGAATTTGGTTGCCGCGATGCGCTTAAACAGCATCGTTCGCTGCGAGCAAGGTGTGATGCTTTTTGGCATTGGCCTGCTCACATTGCTTACATCACAATTTCCCGTGTTTCACCGTCAAATGCTTGTATTTATTATGGCGCAACAAGTGATTAACGCGCTTAGTGCGGCGGTAGAATTGGCTTTTGGAACCATTCTCTTTCCACAGTTTTTGCTTGTGGCTTCGGTTCAAGTCATCACATTCATATTATTCTTTTTGCTTTATCCTCGGCTTCACACTTTGAACGGGTTAGAAGCGGATGTGAAGACGACTCAACCTCAACTATAAGACCGCGATGCGAAGTGTGACATCGGAAGCGGAGTCGAAATCCGTGCGTCGGCAGCGTCAAGCTGTACAGGCGATATTCGTTTTTATCAACTTGGTGCTGATTGATACGCGGCTTCCGAGTCTCACTTGGGCGGTCATTGGCGGCGTTTTTTGGACCGCGATCATCGTAATTACCATTACCAACGGTCCAATCGTATGCAGTTGGGTCTGTTGGCTTGGGGCGGCGCAAGATTGGGCAGAGCCGCTTGCCAAAAGGCGTTGGAAACTAAGCCCAAGTTTTTGGCGTGGTTTCATGCTTGCGGTTGCGGTGCTTTGGGCACCCTTTTCGTGGCTTATTCGTCCGGAGCTTTTGAATTCTATTGCGATTCCCTTTGGATTTGATTACACCGATTTGCAAGCGCATTTTTTACAAGCAGGTTTTTTCCTCGTGGTTGGGTTATCGGTAGCTGTTTTAGGCAAGCGTGGGGCGTGTTTGCATTTCTGCCCACTCTTAATGGTTTCGAGAATGATGCGCATGAAAAACTTTTTTTCTTCGTTACGGATACGTCAGCTTTTTGGTAAGCCTATTGTGCTCAATGCGGTTGTACCTAAAGCTGATTCATAAATTTTTAACTTGTGCTTTCAAAAATTATCATCAACAATTCGCTGCAAAAAATAATGGATAACAACAAAATCAAATTGCTTTCGGCACTAATGTGGCTTTTGGCTGCGTGGGAACTCTTAAATGCTTTGGGTTCAACGGTATTCCTTAACCTTGGCGCTTCGCTTTATGGCTGGTCGGGTTATCTTGATAGTCCTTTGACGGTCAATGTCTTTCATCAATATGGAATGGTGATGTATGTATTGGCGGTTGGATATGCGATTATCGCTACGGATGTTGTCAAGTATGAAAAACTGATGTGGATGGTCGTGATTGAACAGATTGTAGGAGCCATTGTTTCAACTTACGAAGTGCTTAACGCCGAGCAGATTATCAGTTGGTCGAACTTCGCATTGGTGCATACACCACAAGGCATCATATTGGCATTGCTTTGGTTTTTAAGGCCCTCGTATGGCACAAATATTTCAGGAAAAATATCACCTGCCGCATAGCACTTGCAAGGTTATTCAATTTGGTCAAATCGCATTGGGCATTTTTCTTTTGGGAAATACCGATGCGATTTTTTCATTTTTCACTTTTTTCACCTTTCCAATTTCCTTTCTACCTTCGCGGGTTCACTCTGCCGGTTTACTTCTTTAATGTTGGAGACCTACTGATAAATCGCATCTCGATTTCAGTTTCATGATTGTATCTTTTCGGTCATTTAAACAAGATCGCTTTTTAGGTTCATTGAAAAAGGCGATAACGAATCCAATTCCATTTCAATATTTGATATGCGATTCACCGTACCATCGCTTGAAGAGTTACAAGCGAAAGCCGCTTCAACGCTAAAGCGATTTCCACTTTCGGTTACTGTTTCATTCGGGCTGTTTGTGACCACCTTCATTGCCATTGAACATGAGCCGGATAAAATTTGGATACGTACCTGTTTTGCTTTTGCCATTGCTTTGCCGCTTTCGGTAGCGTGGCATATTGCGGCAGAACAATTAATTTCGCGACTCGTAAAGACTGCTTGGGCTACCTTGCTTCTGCTTTTGCAGGGTTTTTATATCTATGCGATTTGGAACGAGGCATTTCGGAATGAGCAGTTCTTCATTCGATTTTGGCCACTGTTTTTTGCTGCACATCTCTTTGTGGCATTCGCACCGTTTTTGACGCGTGAAACGGCGTGGGGGCAAGACTCTCGTCAAGTGACGGAATCACTTTTCTGGGAGTATAACAAAACGCTTTTCCTAAGAAGCCTCATCACAGCGCTTTATTCAGGGGTTCTTTATGTGGGTCTATCGATTGCGATTTTAGCGCTGACAAAGCTTTTTGATTTGGAAATTAAAGGCTTCCGATACGCACAGCTTTTTTTTGCTATTCTATCGATTTTCAACACGATATTTTTCCTTTCAGGTGTGCCCCGCGCGGAGCAAATTGCTCTTAAAGAATCCGCAGAATCGCCTTACCCAATTGGCCTGAAGCGCTTTACACAGTTTGTGCTCTTACCGCTCGTTGCGCTTTATCTTCTCATTCTTTATGCGTACTTGGCAAAGATTATCATTCTTTTTTCCTTACCCAAAGGGTGGGTTTCGTGGCTCGTAATTTCTTATGCCACGGCTTCAATCTTT is from Chloroherpetonaceae bacterium and encodes:
- a CDS encoding ABC transporter permease, producing the protein MRRLIYEINESFRMAFAQIRSNKMRSALTALGVVIGILAVTLMGTAINGIDKGFDRSLSMIGYDVLYVQKWPWTGGNEWWKYRNRRQIKTEYADEIKQIVSETPKTEIALAVPQGVTFRSVKRNENKINSIFVIGTTEEFTQVSSIDLQDGRFFTEVESRGGRPVCVLGFDVADGLFPNESPIDQDVQIAGATFRVIGVFAKQGKFLGLFSWDSQIVMPLSVFKKYYGESQNDRVVVKIKDKNRIEAAKDELTGIMRRVRGLSADKEDDFSLNEQQAFKSTLEPIKSGIALAGLFITGLSLFVGAIGIMNITFVSVKERTKEIGTRKALGARRRTILMQFLIEAVSICLVGGVVGLLIAFLMSLGIGAAFPSFPAEFSVNLVVVGMVASILTGVISGFAPAFSASKLDPVVALRYE
- the ubiE gene encoding bifunctional demethylmenaquinone methyltransferase/2-methoxy-6-polyprenyl-1,4-benzoquinol methylase UbiE gives rise to the protein MPEKPLPVETLVSSKSRDGVQTMFNEIAPKYDFLNHALSFGNDYYWRFRTRYLASQLMKKINKPEILDVATGTGDLAIALRKVKGARVTGVDFSEEMLAIARKKNHDIAFISGDALNLQFPSERFDLVTAGFGVRNFEDLSRGLKEFHRVLKPGGYTLIIEPMIPTSPLIRQAYLAYFKKVLPKVASLFGGSSFAYDYLPKSVEKFPQGEAFLKELGKAGFRSGKVITMTLETAVLYLGEK
- a CDS encoding ABC transporter ATP-binding protein; translated protein: MSYAHIRPKGNLVIRIEGVKKEYVMGDEIVRALRGVDLSIYRNEYVAIMGPSGSGKSTMMNLLGCLDTPTSGIYEFNAKSVASMEDDELAEIRNKEIGFVFQTFNLLPRSDALQNVELPLVYAGMPGEKRREQALRALDSVGLASRVHHKPNELSGGQRQRVAIARALVNNPSIILADEPTGNLDTKTSHEIMGIFETLYHQGNTIIVVTHEEDIARHARRIVRLRDGVVESDREITPEEHIAIQVPGLQAVN
- a CDS encoding efflux RND transporter periplasmic adaptor subunit, with product MMTEVATTNFDTSSTTTTKNPFMTQTSTATGGQASPNRKKKRRLYYLIGGVIAVVVIIVVVMMNRKPETGIMVTTEKAAIRTITQIVTATGKVNPEVEVKLSPEASGEIIELPVKEGQKVKKGDLLFRINPLITREVVGQNEAALASAKAQNLQQKARLLQSEEEYRRAQKLFTDKLSSETEYLTAKTNVEVAKANYEASVFDIQRLESSLRQAREQLSRTSVFAPMNGTVSLLSAKLGERVVGTATMAGTEIMRVADLGKMEVRVDVNENDIVNVKIGDTARVGVDAYPNRKFTGVVYEIANTARTTGLGTQEEVTNFTVKIRIIDHELLLRPGMSATADIETKSVSNVVTVPIQSVTVRAGEGGLSAEEVNRKREEQLKQSGGDAEAVNEKMKAQQEKADKAKFNRVVFVKSGDIVLSKTVETGIADNSYIEIKSGINDNDEVVSGPYRAISRELRDSSKVSMEVKEQKKK
- a CDS encoding TolC family protein, with amino-acid sequence MQHCSTKFLNRYKISSQTQSIGGFRTLLRGFQLFFAILIMGTAVLPSNLVTLKAQSNSTSKIETMTEVRRLTLQECIRLGIDTSFSVIRAKNQLDLTGSQLLSAYGNFLPNLSVNANYTPYNLNNSIQNSFPFVLVNNQTESANFAINSSLNLFNGFADYAGLQQAIANETAQTYTLERAKQDIAFDVAQAYLQILLNQELLKIAQENLKSSQERLRQLKEQTRVGSRAIADLYQQEAQVGADELSVIRNENLVRNSKLALLRRIRLDPIKDYEFVAPEVDTIRLESTFLDPNTLVDSAYVNRSDIQSAMAASDAAEFGIMQAQSSYFPRLNLNLGINSNGLAIKNRGQDSVQFPTIFNQLTNQISYRVTISLSWNIFDGFQRELQVEQAQINAKNTKLNLEDLKLQVVTQVKQSIGDYQAAVQQVESSEKGLKSAKQAYETVQKRYEVGSSTFVELASAQAALVRAQSDRAQALFNFTFQKKILEYFLGTISIGDELKN
- a CDS encoding alpha/beta family hydrolase gives rise to the protein MSTGQPLNKTPDQTPSQSLSQPLMIEGDAGKLEAILNPAERPKFLAVVCHPHPLYQGTMHNKVAVTIARALVETGGAVLRFNFRGVMQSEGTYDHGNGEIRDAERAIEFMLMTYRKFDVPFILAGFSFGAWVGLRHGAANTHVSHLIGLGVPMRLFDPEREMVNLTTCTKPKFLLCGERDEFSPMEKLKPFLDSVAEPKTVEIMPDADHFFTGRQHEVKALIETWVKNYV
- a CDS encoding 4Fe-4S binding protein, which translates into the protein MRSVTSEAESKSVRRQRQAVQAIFVFINLVLIDTRLPSLTWAVIGGVFWTAIIVITITNGPIVCSWVCWLGAAQDWAEPLAKRRWKLSPSFWRGFMLAVAVLWAPFSWLIRPELLNSIAIPFGFDYTDLQAHFLQAGFFLVVGLSVAVLGKRGACLHFCPLLMVSRMMRMKNFFSSLRIRQLFGKPIVLNAVVPKADS
- a CDS encoding tetratricopeptide repeat protein gives rise to the protein MKRIQLTIGFFGLISLLLFAPFSFAAAVDFDEAIEKLLREGKYGEIETLMKARLSQNQNDDEALYYLAIIPIRMGKGPYDEAAQRLEKCISLKPSNANYYHWLGRAYGLKARDAGIFNAVGYLGKIKDAFEKSLELEPNNFEARSEYIQFHGRVPGILGGSFKRAKELAKGFEQYDRVKARLLWAELWGFEEEYGKMKEELNALPIPLPEHAQNHTRQLLRSIGGGLLEREKASDAKDVFLRYIQFFPDEPFGYNGLGRVYYDLGNYSEAIQQFDKAILLDKNIGSQYRLGLIYEKQGEKQKAIQNFEAFLSIARQRDKKQEEDARKRLQTLRSQG
- the hisI gene encoding phosphoribosyl-AMP cyclohydrolase, yielding MAVKSVFPALDDKTRALFDQTFLDAVRYDAAGLVPVVAQDAENGKVLMLAYANRESLEITLREKKACYWSRSRKELWLKGATSGHFQHIKEILIDCDGDAIIYKVIQDTAACHTGFESCFFRKVTDVGTLEAEGDLKFDAQTVYGKKG